AATTCAAATGAACGGTGGTAGTAAGTCGATAATACGTTCACTTTAACGTGTGGATTACTTAAACGACGGTCAGAAATACGAGTCCATAATACTGGGTGCATTTCAGCCATGTTTGACCCACACAAAACAAAAGCGTCTGCGTGTTCAAAGTCATCGTAACAACCCATTGGCTCATCAATACCAAAAGTACGCATGAAACCACCAACGGCTGAAGCCATACAGTGACGTGCGTTTGGATCAATGTTATTTGAACGGAAACCGGCTTTCATCAGCTTAACCGCTGCATAACCTTCCATTACAGTCCACTGACCTGAACCAAACATACCAACACCTGTTGGACCATGTTTTTTCAGAGCCGCTTTCCATTTCTCTGCCATCGTGTCAAAAGCAACATCCCAAGAAACAGGCGTAAACTCACCTTCTTTATCGTATTGACCATCAGTCATACGTAACATTGGTGTTTGAAGACGATCTTTGCCATACATGATCTTAGATAGGAAATAACCTTTAATACAGTTAAGACCTTTGTTTACTGGTGCTTCAGGATCACCTTGAGTCGCAACAACCCGACCTTTTTGAGTCCCTACTAGTACAGAACAACCAGTACCACAAAAACGACAAGGCGCTTTATCCCATTTAATTTTTGTTTCGTCAGAACTAACGATTAAATTAGTTGCTGAAGCAGGCAGTGTAATCCCTGCGACAGCTGCAGCTGATGCTGCGGCGTTTGCTTTAACAAACGCACGTCTTGTCATTTTCATGATTCATCCTCACATTGCGAATCAAAGTGCTCGATTTGGTGGAATACTAAAGCAACCGTTAGTATTCCTTCGAAGTCATTTATTTTATCGATTGAATCGGTGATATATCCTTGGTTTTCTGTTTCAAGCACAACAACTAATTTGCCCTCTTCACTTTCTCCGTAGATTTCCGCATTCGGTATTTCTAATATTTTTGCTTTTGTTTGTTCTAAAAATTCAGGTTTGACATGTACGACTACACTTGAAATATGAACTTCGTTCTCAGGCAAATTTTCTAGCATTATGTTTGCTCTTCCAGTGTCATGCTGATAGCTGAAGTTGGGCATGCTGCAACACAAGCACCACATCCATTACAGTCATCAAAATTAAGTTTAGGCTGAGCTACACTGCCCAGCGTAAGTTGAAAACGAATCGCTTGCGTGTCACACATATCACTGCAACTACGACATTCAACGGCTCGTTTTGCTAAACAACTTTCATTTATTGTAATTCGATGAGAGAAAGCTGATTTTTCAGTTACAGTAAATAAGTGTTCAGGGCATACTGATGCACATTGTTCACAAAAAGTGCACTCACCTTTTGTAAAATCAACGATAGGAAAACCCCCATCGCCTTTAACAATTATGCTTTCTTCACATGCGGTAATGCACTTTTCACAGCGAGTACAAGCAGAGACAAACTCAGCTTCATTATGAACCCAAGGCAAACGCTGCTGTGTTAAAGGATGTATTTTTTTCTGAGGAGACAAACGGCGAAAAAATCCCCGCTTGGAATGGTCAACTGAATTATCTTGACTCATCTATTCACAACTCCGCGCATCTATTAACATTTTTATATGATGAATTTTAAATTTTGTCATATTTATTGATATACCTCATAATGGTTAAACAAGGGGGGAACTTGTTCTAGATCAATTTTTAAAACAAATAAAAACAACAGAATAGATTATTATCCCCTCCTTTTAACTATAGGCTAGCCACAACAATTATGAAACATAACAAAACATCAATATTAACAAAAACAATAGCTCAAGTGATGTTGTGGATTGTCCTTATTTCTATCATTACAACAAGCTTAGCTTTGGTCACATTATCATCAAGTTTAAAAGACGCCGAAGCGGTCAATATTGCCGGTTCTTTACGCATGCAAAGTTATCGTTTGGCCTACGATATTGAAACCAATTCACCATACATGCTAGATCACTTAGCCAAGTTTTCAGAATCCATTGAATCACCCGCTTTCCACTCTTTAGATCAATGGTTTGTACCGGACGACATTGAATCCTATTATTCTGACATTCGATTACAGTGGCAGTTATTGCAACCTGCATTACTAAGTGATGATAAACAAATTTATCTCACTAAAGTGTCGCTCTTTGTGGATGAAATCGATCATTTCGTTCTACGCTTACAGCAATTTTCAGAGCGAAAACTTCAATTGCTTTCTTTTATTGGTGCGATAGGTTTATCTCTCATTCTTTGTCTTGGCCTTTTTATTATTTCATTTACTCAACGAAAAATTGTGAGTCCGCTGCATCATCTTGTTGCCGCAAGTCACTCAATGACAAAAGGCAATTTTTCAGTACAAGTGGATTTAAATAGTGGTAATGAATTAGGGCAATTAGGCAGCGCCTTTAATCACATGGCAAAACAAGTGCACTCTAGCTACCGCGAGCTCGAAAGTCATGTTGAAGATAAAACCAGAAAACTCAGTCAAGCAAATCGATCGCTAACCACTCTTTATGCTTGCTCTCAAGAGCTATCAGCGTCTCAACTTGATGAAAAAGCCTTTAAAAACATTCTTAACATGTTTACTAATATTGAAGGTGTTATTAGTGCAAGGTTAATTGTAGAAGAAGAGTCTGGGGGTGATTGGGAAATAACAAGTGGAACCCCAAACAACTCACCTTGGAGTTTAGAAGAGCTGATCATTGATGGAGAAAAATTAGGTTACTTATTGTGGCAATTTTCTCTTCCATGCCCAGACCAAAAGCTAATCATCAATATCGCAAATATTCTTGCTCGTGGGTTGTTCTATGACTTAACCCAAAAACAAACGCATCAACTTATTCTTCTTGAAGAACGAGCAGCAATTGCACGAGAACTGCATGATTCACTGGCACAATCGCTTTCTTATTTAAAAATTCAAACGACCTTATTGAAACGCCAACTTAAGAAATGTGATTGTCAAAACACGGGGAGTACATTGACGGAATTGGATGAGGGACTTAAAAGTGCCTATACTCAGTTAAGAGAATTATTAAACACCTTTAGATTAACGATTAATAAGGCGCACTTTGGTGAAGCATTACAAGAGATTATAAATACCTTACAATCGCAGACAGCCATTCGTATACATGTAAATAATGAACTGCCATCTTTACCAATTAATGCACAACAGCACGTACATTTGTTGCAATTAATACGCGAAGCAACATTAAATGCCATCAAACACTCAAAAGCTGGTAATATTATCATTACGTGTTACCAAGAAGGTGAGCAAGGTTACATTAACATTGAAGATGATGGCGTAGGATTTGATTCCACCGAAGAAAAAATAAATCATTATGGATTAAGAATAATGCAAGAACGAGCAAACTTCGTTCGAGGTACTTTATCCATTGCATCAGAATTAGAACACGGTTGTGCAGTGAACGTTACGTTTCCACTTAACCAATAATTAATTTAAAAGGTATATACCCTATGTGGAATGTTGTTATCGTTGACGATCATCCTTTAATGCGCCGAGGCATTGGCCAACTTCTTTCTTTTGAAGATGAATTTACCCTAGCAGGAGAAGCAAGTAATGGCACAGATGCCGTTGCTCTAATCTCTAAAGATGAACCCGACCTTGTTCTTCTCGATCTCAATATGAAAGGCATGTCAGGCCTTGATACGTTGCATGCATTACGCAATGAAGGCGTAACTTGCCCGATTGTTATTCTTACCGTATCCGATAATAAACAAGACATTAAAACCTTAATAAAAGCAGGTGCTGACGGTTACTTACTTAAAGACAGTGAACCTGACGAACTTATTGCACTGCTAAAGCAAGCAATACAAGGTGATAAAGCCTATTCAGAGCAAGTAAAAATTTGTTTAGAAGAAGGCAAGAATGGTGATGATAAACTGTCTAGTTTAACCGCTCGTGAACTTGAAATATTACAAAATGTAGCGAAAGGAATGAGAAATAAACAAGTAGCAGACAAACTGTTCATTTCAGAAGCAACAGTAAAAGTGCACATGAAGAGCCTACTTAAAAAACTCAATGTAAAATCGAGAGTAGCAGCAACCTTACTTTATTTGGATGCATAAAATGAAAACAGCCTTATGTTCTTTAATATTGCTATCACTACTCTCAGGTTGTGCATCAACAACCAAAGTAGAAAATACGAATATAGATAAGGTTTTTTTATATTTTGATGACAGTTCAATTACAGATTGTACTCCAGTCGGAACCGTTACAGGCAGTGAAGGCCATTGGTATACTTTTTTCTTTATTACAAATAAAGAGTTACTCATATCAGCCGTTAATGACATGAAAAATGAAGCCACCCAATTAGGAGGAAACAGCATTGTTATCCATTCTCCTTCAGCCTTTAACACGTCAGTCACTCTGCTTGGATCTGCCTATTTATGCCCCTCGTTATAAATTGACACAAAAAAGCCAACTTAACGTAAGTTGGCTTTTTTATTATTGTCTGTCCATATCCACGTATAAAACTGATTTACATTTTAATGGTATAACGTGGAAGCAATTTGATCTTCTCTCGAGCATACCCAATCAGGATCATAAGGTCCCCAATCAGAAAGACGATAATAACCATCATTATGACGGCGTCCATCTTGTATAAACATCAATTCAATGCCTATGCCTGGTAATGCTTTTAGTACATCTTGAATTGTACGACGAGGCCACCCTGTTAACTCTACAAGTTTAGGTACATTAGGCCTTTCTAAATTATGCACCAACAACGCTAAATACAAGCGTCTGGCGAACACTGGATTCAACTCCATTGATACCTCCTGATTTAATAAGAGTAATTATTAATCATTTAATATTAATGATGTTGAGATTGATCAACTAATTACGAAAATAATCCTACAATTTAACGAAATAACTCATAAATCTGTTTTTTTTTGTAATTAATTTTCATAACTATCATTATAAAAGCAGAACCTCTAACCAATATTAACCGTTCCACCACCTTGAACTTTACCTCCACATCCAACCGCATCTCCACTTCTCGCCGCCGGCTGCCCATCCATAAACACAGAGTTCGATCCCTCAGAAATGGCTCGCGGGTGTGGTGGATGTTTAGGTTTACTATGAGGAGCAAGAGGATCCCCCTTTCTGGCTGCAGGTACACCATCAACTTTAACCGTTCCCGAACCCGCTAATATCGGACTTGGATGAAACCCATCATGGGCAGTACCTATATCACCCACTTTCACTGCATTTCCCATTCTCTTTTGTCCATTTCATACATCAAAAAACAAGTGTATGTTTAATGAACAATAATGACGATTTTAGAAAAGAAAAAGACGAGTCACTTCAAAATATAATTAACAAAACACTAAATACTCTCCAACACTGGCGTATTTGTTCAATTCTCGTTATAAAGGAAGCATAATTAATAACATAATGAAGAAAGTCATGACTATAATTTACGGAATAAAAAACTGCGATACGATAAAAAAATGCAAAAAGTGGCTTGAAGCAAACGACATTAATTTCACTTACCATGACTACCGTACTGATGGCATTGATAAAGAAATGATTACGACTTTTGTTCAACAACTTGGTTGGGAAAATGTCGTAAATAAGCGAGGTACTACTTACCGTCAACTCAATGATGAGCAAAAAGCATCATTAAATGAAACTACGGCGATTGATCTTTTACTAGAAATGCAGGCAATGATAAAGCGCCCCAATTTTAATCCATAACGATCTCTACCATTTAGGCTTCAAACCAGCTCAATATGATGCAATTTTTAACGGTTAATTTTATTTTAAAGATAAGTAAAGGAATACAACATGCCTGACACTCCAACACTCACTCTCGCGAAAGATCTTCTCAGTCGCCAATCAGTCACTCCAGAAGATGCGGGCTGCCAAGAGTTAATGATTAAACGCCTTAAGGCTCTTGGTTTTACAATTGAAATCATGGTATTTGAAGACACCACCAATTTTTGGGCTCGCCGTGGAACAGAGGCACCTTTATTTACCTTCGCAGGCCACACAGATGTCGTTCCAACAGGATCATTAACGCAGTGGAATACCGATCCTTTTGAGCCAACGATCATCGATGGCATGTTATACGCTCGTGGAGCTGCCGATATGAAAGGCTCTCTTGCCTGCATGATTGTTGCTGTTGAGCGTTTCATTTCTGAGCACCCAGAACATAAAGGTTCACTCTCTTTCTTAATCACTTCAGATGAAGAAGGTCCATTCATTAATGGCACAACACGTGTGGTTGATACGCTAAAAGAGCGTAATGAAATTATTGATATGTGTATTGTTGGTGAACCGTCAAGCACCCAATATGTTGGCGATGTAGTCAAGAACGGTCGTAGAGGCTCTTTAACTGGAAACTTAACCGTCAAAGGCATTCAAGGTCACGTTGCTTATCCGCACATTGCACGAAATCCGATCCACCAATCAATGGCGGCACTACTTGAACTGACAATGACTGAATGGGATTTAGGTAATGCTTATTTTCCACCAACCAGCTTTCAAATTCCGAACATGAACAGTGGTACAGGTGCTTCTAATGTGATCCCTGGAACAGCGGAAATCATGTTTAACTTTCGCTTCAGCACTGAATCTACCGTCGAAGGCCTACAACAGCGTGTGATTGAACTCTTAGATAAACACAATTTAGAATACGATCTGGATTGGATTATCAATGGACTTCCGTTCTTAACCGATACTGGCGATCTATTAACAGCCGTTGTTGATGCCGTTGCCACTGTTAATCAACAGAAGCCTGAATTACTAACAACAGGTGGAACATCCGACGGCCGCTTCATTGCTCAAATGGGTTCACAAGTAATTGAGCTTGGTCCGGTTAATGCCACTATTCATAAAGTGAATGAGTGTGTAAAGGTTGATGATTTAGAAAAACTGACTGATATGTATCAAGAAGTCCTAAATAATTTACTCGCTTAGCCACCTTTTAAGTATATGATGAGAGGGTCTTGATCCTCTCGTTTTTTATTAGGTACCTTATGACATATACACAGCTCACCGGTCTATCAACTCAACACCTCTCCGTTGTTAACCCCCATCGCCAACTTCACCATGATTGTATTTCTTCATTTAAGGCACTAGAAATTGCGGCAAAAAAAGCGGGATTTACTCTCACTATCGCAAGCAGTTTTCGTGATTTTGAACGTCAATTAATGATTTGGAATAATAAGTTTACAGGTATTCGTCCCATTCTAGGAACTGACAGTAAAGTGCTAGATACGAATAAGATGAGTGATATTGAAAAGATTCACGCCATTATGCGTTGGTCTGCATTGCCAGGAGGAAGTCGCCATCATTGGGGGACCGATCTTGATGTCTATGCGAGCAACCATCTTCCTAAAGGGGTCACATTGCAGCTTGAACCTTGGGAGTACGAAACAGGACATCAAAAAGAATTCAGTCTATGGTTATTTGAAAATGCCCCTAAATATGGTTTTTTCTTCCCTTATAAGCATGATAAAAAAGGCGTCGCGATTGAACCTTGGCACCTTAGTTACAAAACAACCAGTGATAAATATATGTCACAACTTACACCTGAACATTTACTTCAAGCATGGCGAAATGTAGAACTGGCAGGAAAAGAGAGTATCATTAAACATATCGATATCTTATTTCATCGTTACATCATGAACATAAATAAGGAATAGTCATGGAATGGTTAATGAACCCTTGGGTTATTATCGTCATCGTTTTAAGTGTTGTTATTGGGAACCTTGCCGCATTAAAAGCGACGGCAAATATGAAATTTAAACAGCCGAAAAAACCGATAGCACCACAAGAAAAAGAGGACGAATTAGGTTCTGAAAAAATGAATCGGTAGCAATGAATCAATCTGAAGACGAAAAAAACGACGCCCAATAATTTGAGCGTCTTTCTTATATAACAAACGTGTCTATTCTTCCGTTATTTCTGTTTTTGGCTTCTTATTTGATTTTTCAATCATTGCAGCCAACACAGGAACTAATGAATCAAGAGTCGCTTCATCTACCGGTTTACCCGCAGCATCCGTTACATTAATAGAAGTACGGTTACCAAGATCACCTAATAGTAGGTTGTAAGTGCGACCTTCAAAAGACAATGGTTTTGTACCAATCTCTTGCCAGAACTCATCATCAGGCTCTTTATATTTAACCTCAATGGTTCCTTGCGAACGGTTTCTATCTTCAATATTCAGTCCCATCATAGGCAATAAATCACCAAGACGCTCCCAGAAAACATTATAAGGCGCACGAGCGATTATCACAGGAAGACCACTGCGATCTTGTCCCATAGAAATAGGGATACGCTTAACAAGCTCTTCAGCACGAATACGCGCTTCTTCGCGAAGCTGCTCGTCATAAGCAGACGTCACTAAATTCGTCATTAAAATATTATAACGCGCTTTATTTGCTTGAGTAACTTCAGCTTGTTTACCATCAACTTGCCAATCAATCAGAACAATTTTAAATCCTGAGCGATTATTTTGATTTAACTTAGTAATCAAATAACGAGAACCAAACTCATGATCTTCATCTTCTGAATTCCACGTTAACCAATCAGTTTCAAGTTCAGTATCCGATTGTTTTAGTAATGTGATATTTCGTTTTTTAATTAAGCCCAACACCGTTTGCCAAAGCTTATCAAGATCTTCATCTTTCACAAGCCATACAGAGACTTCCCCTTGTTGCTCTTCTATACGAGCCCCTGGGATCAGTTCTAATACTTGCTGAGGAGGTCGAATATCGACACCTTTTCCGACGCCACCAACATACTCCCCTTTAGGAATATCATATTGAGGATAGAACTCAGGTTTAGCTTCCGCTGGCTGTTGCCATTCTTTTAATGGTGCCGTATCTAAATATTTAAAATCTTGTTTAGCTTGGCGACGCTCAGTTGGACTGCTTGAACAAGCCGCTAACATAGCAACCATCAATGATCCAACAACAAAGCGAGTGTTCACTTTCATTTTTTATCCTACTACTTCAACACACCAGCACGAATTAATGCTTGTTCAACAACTGGTTGTGCTGAATGACTTAATTCTGTTAGTGGTAAACGAATATCAGGGTGAGTAATCATCCCTAAACGATGAGTGGCCCATTTAACAGGCATTGGATTCGCTTCAACAAACAAATCCTGATGTAATGGCATTAAGCGTTGATTAATAATTTCCGCTTCTTCAAACTTACCTTGAGCCGCTAATGCAAACATGGTTGCCATGTCTTTTGCTGCTACGTTTGCCGTTACAGAAATAACACCATGACCGCCCATTTTAACAAATTCAAGTGCCGTTGCGTCATCACCACTTAGTTGGATAAATTTATCACCACAAAGTTCACGCGTAATTGCAATTCGGTCTAATTCTGCTGTCGCATCTTTTAAAGCGACAATATTATCAAATTCAGCTAAACGAGCTACCGTTTCTGGCAATAAATCTACGGCCGTGCGACCCGGAACATTGTAAAGGATTTGAGGTACATCCGTGGATTCAGAAATCGCTTTATAATGTAAGAATAAACCTTCTTGTGTTGGCTTATTATAATAAGGCGTTACGCTTAAACAGCCAGCAACACCTGAATCTCGAAATAATTTACTGAACGTTACCGCTTCATGAGTCGCGTTTGCGCCAGTACCGGCAATAACAGGAATTCTGCCATCAGAAAACTCAAGCGTTTTCATCACTAACTTGACATGTTCTTCTACACTTAATGTCGCTGACTCACCAGTAGTGCCAACAGCAACAATGCCATCTGTACCTGCATTAATATGATAATCAACGAGATTTTTTAAACTTGTGTAATCAACTTCACCATCGGTGTCCAATGGTGTCACTAAGGCGACAATGCTACCTGAGAACATATCCTTCTCCCTTTTTAATCAGCCTGAGAATGGCGAACAAATTGAGTTATTCATTAATATGATGGCAAAGCGTTATCGCCCTTGTTCATCATACAATCACATGATTTTCATCTTCTATGTAATAAGTCGAATTATCAAATCAATAATCTTCAAGGATATTACATTAAAGGCTATGTTGTAGAGTCTTTTTTTTGACGATTGTTCACTATTGCTTGCTTATCACACAATCACTTGCGTGTTAGTATGGTTTTATATTTATCAACAACGAGATTTTTATGTCCCAATACCTTGTAATTACTGCGGTCGGAACTGACAGACCTGGTATCTCGAATAAGGTGACTCGCCTCGTCACTGAATCAAGCTGTAATATCATAGATAGCCGTATCGCATCTTTTGGTAATGAATTCACATTGATCATGTTGTTGTCAGGAAGCGCAAATGCCGTTTCTCGAATTGAAAATACCTTGCCTTTATTAGGTCAACAACACGATCTAATAACGATAATAAAGCGCACATCGCCTCATCAAGAAAGAGACACTTTCTATACGATTGATGCGTTTGTTGAATCGGAAGATCGTCCGGGCTTAACGGAGAAGTTTACTGATTTCTTAGCCAACAGAGACATTGATCTAAAAACACTGAGTGCTCAAACATTAAAGAAAGCAACTAACCAGAATTCGTTTCAAATTCAAATTACAGCTGAGATTTTTCAAGAATGTCATATTATGGAAATCCAAGAAGAATTTGAACATTTATGCTCAACATTAAATGTCAGCGGAAAAATCAATTTTTATAAAAACTAAATATACCGTCAACGTTAAGGAAATATTATGATCACACCATTAGCGGCAGGCTCTCCTGCACCAGATATCTCTCTTTTGGATCAAAATGGAGAGACTATTTCTCTTTCCGATCTAAAAGGAAAAAAGGTTTTATTCTATTTCTATCCAAAAGCAATGACACCAGGATGTACTGTTCAAGCTCAAGGCCTTAGAGATGTAAAAGCAGAATTAGATGCGCATAATGTTGTCGTGTTAGGCGTGAGCATTGATGCGGTGAAACGCTTAGGTAAATTCATTGAGCGTGACCAATTAAACTTTACGTTACTGTCTGATGAAGATCACTCGGCTGCGGATGCTTTTGGTGTTTGGGGTGAGAAAAAATTCATGGGCAAAGTGTATGACGGTCTGCACCGCATTAGTTTCTTAATTAATGAAGACGGCATTATTGAACACGTCTTCACTAAATTTAAAACCAAAACACACCATGAAGTCGTTCTGGATTATTTAAACGAAAAATAATCATTTTTAAAGACGAAAAATAAAAAAGGCGGTGCTCATCTAAAGCACCGCCTTTCTTTTATCTAATAATGATTGTTACGCTTTTTTAAAGACTTCATCGGTTGCTGGCAGTGCTTTCCAAACCGCTTTAACCAGTGTCGCTAATGGAATCGCAAAGAATACACCCCAGAACCCCCACAGCCCACCAAACACTAAAACTGACACAATGATCGCCACAGGGTGAAGGTTTACCGCTTCAGAGAAAAGAACAGGCACCAACACATTACCATCCAATGCTTGAATAATAGCGTAAGCAAGAATTAGCCAATAAAAATCGGGGGTAAGCCCCCATTGAAATAACGCAACAATTGCAATTGGAACCGTTACAGCAGCGGCACCAATATAAGGAATTAACACAGAAAACCCAACCATAACGGCAAGTAATAATGCGTAACGCAGATCCATAATAAAGAAGGTAGCGTAGCTCACCGTTCCTACAATAAGAATCTCAACGACTTTGCCACGAATATAGTTACTAATTTGTTCATTCATTTCAACCCAAACCTTCGTCGCTAGACGGCGATTTTTAGGTAATATATTACTCATCGTTCTGACCATTTCATCTTTATCTTTTAGTAA
The Aliivibrio salmonicida LFI1238 genome window above contains:
- a CDS encoding chaperone NapD; amino-acid sequence: MPENEVHISSVVVHVKPEFLEQTKAKILEIPNAEIYGESEEGKLVVVLETENQGYITDSIDKINDFEGILTVALVFHQIEHFDSQCEDES
- the napF gene encoding ferredoxin-type protein NapF, giving the protein MSQDNSVDHSKRGFFRRLSPQKKIHPLTQQRLPWVHNEAEFVSACTRCEKCITACEESIIVKGDGGFPIVDFTKGECTFCEQCASVCPEHLFTVTEKSAFSHRITINESCLAKRAVECRSCSDMCDTQAIRFQLTLGSVAQPKLNFDDCNGCGACVAACPTSAISMTLEEQT
- the narQ gene encoding nitrate/nitrite two-component system sensor histidine kinase NarQ; the encoded protein is MKHNKTSILTKTIAQVMLWIVLISIITTSLALVTLSSSLKDAEAVNIAGSLRMQSYRLAYDIETNSPYMLDHLAKFSESIESPAFHSLDQWFVPDDIESYYSDIRLQWQLLQPALLSDDKQIYLTKVSLFVDEIDHFVLRLQQFSERKLQLLSFIGAIGLSLILCLGLFIISFTQRKIVSPLHHLVAASHSMTKGNFSVQVDLNSGNELGQLGSAFNHMAKQVHSSYRELESHVEDKTRKLSQANRSLTTLYACSQELSASQLDEKAFKNILNMFTNIEGVISARLIVEEESGGDWEITSGTPNNSPWSLEELIIDGEKLGYLLWQFSLPCPDQKLIINIANILARGLFYDLTQKQTHQLILLEERAAIARELHDSLAQSLSYLKIQTTLLKRQLKKCDCQNTGSTLTELDEGLKSAYTQLRELLNTFRLTINKAHFGEALQEIINTLQSQTAIRIHVNNELPSLPINAQQHVHLLQLIREATLNAIKHSKAGNIIITCYQEGEQGYINIEDDGVGFDSTEEKINHYGLRIMQERANFVRGTLSIASELEHGCAVNVTFPLNQ
- a CDS encoding response regulator, with amino-acid sequence MWNVVIVDDHPLMRRGIGQLLSFEDEFTLAGEASNGTDAVALISKDEPDLVLLDLNMKGMSGLDTLHALRNEGVTCPIVILTVSDNKQDIKTLIKAGADGYLLKDSEPDELIALLKQAIQGDKAYSEQVKICLEEGKNGDDKLSSLTARELEILQNVAKGMRNKQVADKLFISEATVKVHMKSLLKKLNVKSRVAATLLYLDA
- a CDS encoding DUF4156 domain-containing protein codes for the protein MKTALCSLILLSLLSGCASTTKVENTNIDKVFLYFDDSSITDCTPVGTVTGSEGHWYTFFFITNKELLISAVNDMKNEATQLGGNSIVIHSPSAFNTSVTLLGSAYLCPSL
- a CDS encoding winged helix-turn-helix domain-containing protein — its product is MELNPVFARRLYLALLVHNLERPNVPKLVELTGWPRRTIQDVLKALPGIGIELMFIQDGRRHNDGYYRLSDWGPYDPDWVCSREDQIASTLYH
- a CDS encoding type VI secretion system PAAR protein, which translates into the protein MGNAVKVGDIGTAHDGFHPSPILAGSGTVKVDGVPAARKGDPLAPHSKPKHPPHPRAISEGSNSVFMDGQPAARSGDAVGCGGKVQGGGTVNIG
- the dapE gene encoding succinyl-diaminopimelate desuccinylase is translated as MPDTPTLTLAKDLLSRQSVTPEDAGCQELMIKRLKALGFTIEIMVFEDTTNFWARRGTEAPLFTFAGHTDVVPTGSLTQWNTDPFEPTIIDGMLYARGAADMKGSLACMIVAVERFISEHPEHKGSLSFLITSDEEGPFINGTTRVVDTLKERNEIIDMCIVGEPSSTQYVGDVVKNGRRGSLTGNLTVKGIQGHVAYPHIARNPIHQSMAALLELTMTEWDLGNAYFPPTSFQIPNMNSGTGASNVIPGTAEIMFNFRFSTESTVEGLQQRVIELLDKHNLEYDLDWIINGLPFLTDTGDLLTAVVDAVATVNQQKPELLTTGGTSDGRFIAQMGSQVIELGPVNATIHKVNECVKVDDLEKLTDMYQEVLNNLLA
- a CDS encoding M15 family metallopeptidase, which codes for MTYTQLTGLSTQHLSVVNPHRQLHHDCISSFKALEIAAKKAGFTLTIASSFRDFERQLMIWNNKFTGIRPILGTDSKVLDTNKMSDIEKIHAIMRWSALPGGSRHHWGTDLDVYASNHLPKGVTLQLEPWEYETGHQKEFSLWLFENAPKYGFFFPYKHDKKGVAIEPWHLSYKTTSDKYMSQLTPEHLLQAWRNVELAGKESIIKHIDILFHRYIMNINKE
- a CDS encoding DUF2897 family protein; the protein is MEWLMNPWVIIVIVLSVVIGNLAALKATANMKFKQPKKPIAPQEKEDELGSEKMNR
- the bamC gene encoding outer membrane protein assembly factor BamC, which translates into the protein MKVNTRFVVGSLMVAMLAACSSSPTERRQAKQDFKYLDTAPLKEWQQPAEAKPEFYPQYDIPKGEYVGGVGKGVDIRPPQQVLELIPGARIEEQQGEVSVWLVKDEDLDKLWQTVLGLIKKRNITLLKQSDTELETDWLTWNSEDEDHEFGSRYLITKLNQNNRSGFKIVLIDWQVDGKQAEVTQANKARYNILMTNLVTSAYDEQLREEARIRAEELVKRIPISMGQDRSGLPVIIARAPYNVFWERLGDLLPMMGLNIEDRNRSQGTIEVKYKEPDDEFWQEIGTKPLSFEGRTYNLLLGDLGNRTSINVTDAAGKPVDEATLDSLVPVLAAMIEKSNKKPKTEITEE
- the dapA gene encoding 4-hydroxy-tetrahydrodipicolinate synthase, which encodes MFSGSIVALVTPLDTDGEVDYTSLKNLVDYHINAGTDGIVAVGTTGESATLSVEEHVKLVMKTLEFSDGRIPVIAGTGANATHEAVTFSKLFRDSGVAGCLSVTPYYNKPTQEGLFLHYKAISESTDVPQILYNVPGRTAVDLLPETVARLAEFDNIVALKDATAELDRIAITRELCGDKFIQLSGDDATALEFVKMGGHGVISVTANVAAKDMATMFALAAQGKFEEAEIINQRLMPLHQDLFVEANPMPVKWATHRLGMITHPDIRLPLTELSHSAQPVVEQALIRAGVLK
- a CDS encoding glycine cleavage system protein R, yielding MSQYLVITAVGTDRPGISNKVTRLVTESSCNIIDSRIASFGNEFTLIMLLSGSANAVSRIENTLPLLGQQHDLITIIKRTSPHQERDTFYTIDAFVESEDRPGLTEKFTDFLANRDIDLKTLSAQTLKKATNQNSFQIQITAEIFQECHIMEIQEEFEHLCSTLNVSGKINFYKN
- the bcp gene encoding thioredoxin-dependent thiol peroxidase, with amino-acid sequence MTPLAAGSPAPDISLLDQNGETISLSDLKGKKVLFYFYPKAMTPGCTVQAQGLRDVKAELDAHNVVVLGVSIDAVKRLGKFIERDQLNFTLLSDEDHSAADAFGVWGEKKFMGKVYDGLHRISFLINEDGIIEHVFTKFKTKTHHEVVLDYLNEK